The genomic region AGACGATGATGGCTCCCCATAGCGCCTGGCTACACCGTTACGGCCGGCGCAATGGGGTTTTTTGTCTGCCCGCTATGTATATCACGACGTTACCATTCCTTCCccactcacacacacatatatatatatatacatacatatatataaagccTCGCACATATGTAACCCCATTACACACTTAAGTTATATAGCTACATATGTAACCCCATTCTTACACAATTGCCACTTGTCACATAACCCCCCACTATGTGGCTCTACCACTACATATGGCCTTATAAGGTGTTAGGGGTTGGTATTTATAAGTGGGATAAGTAGTTGGGTTTAAAATGAATTGGTTGGTAGTCAGGATGATGGAAATTTCATTTTTGCTCCTTGTggttgttttgtttgttatttgatgCTCAAAACAtatagttaaacatgtttttgGGTGTTTTAAGTGTATGCAAGCATGTGTAATATTAAATCACGCATGGATaatatttcaaataaaatatgATCTCGATGTATAGCTCGGTTTTAAATTAAAACGTGTATTCGCGAAATGTTTACGTATTATGCAAGTATTATTAAACAAtgatatataaaatataattttcattatgatcaattcTTGAGTTATAAAGGATTGAAGATAGAATACGAATTAAAAACAAAATGGAAAAGGTTTGAAAAATTCGGAACGTTACAGTTTGTTCATCCTTCAACTAGCGTAATTGCCAAATGTGGTTTTTTTAACTTGTGTAATTATCGTTTGATCATCTTTGCAACTAGCACAAGTTGCAAAGATGATTAAACATTATACAAGTTAAATAAAATCACATTTTAGCAAAAATATGATAGTATTTTGTTCTAGTTGGTTGACtcgatgtatttttttttatatatatattgtgttatgagtagtatgtacaagtaactaaAACACAGACGTACATGTTATGAGACAAAATATATTCCGCTTAGCGTCTCACAACACGGacggggcaaaaactagttagAAAAACAAAATACCAAttctaagaccgtggggtatggtggggcttgagttgggcttgggcttgggttggggtatttgttgacacgtggaatgggagccccccccccccccaccgcctggttacgtgtccgcggggtatggcggggcatgggttgggcttgggttgggtgcaccgcgtggcagaatattaaaaaaaaatctaaaaattacaaaataacaaacctagagcattaaataaatttcaaaaaggtcgatcttgtcgaacgccttttgctccttgcctcgaaactctatgttcgccaccgTCACCCGGTCCTTGTGGCTTAACTCGCCGctcggaacggcttcgtagtaagccttgaaacgctcgagcttgggccgtagctcgcgccatttatgttagcacgcgttgaggttgtggcggtcgttaccgacgttatgtcggtaggcTGCGAATGCTTCCGGccaatattttgtttggcccggtggccgccccttcatagcgtcaacgacGCTAGTGACGAGAGTCATTTCTTCTTCATGGGTCCAGGATGCCATAgcgggttcgtgggatggggggggGGACCAATGGGTTAGCGGGTTCGAGAGAACtgggtagccggtggggttgggttcgtgggatgggggggaCCAGTGGGTTGGGGGTTACAATATATAGGGGTTGTTGGGAGACCCGGGTGGCGGTTTGGTTTTCCCCAAACcgtttgaatttaaaattcaaaatttgaaaagtCCGCTATGACGTGGCGAGTGAGCGAATGGGAGGCAGCCAGCTAGCATGTCcataccgccccacgcccggcttgaaagccaagccccaagggccacaccctaacccaagcccacccggggtggtggcttgggcgttttcccccaacccacacctagaggtgtacaaaaaaactggttttagaaccgaaaccggaaaaaaaaccgaaaatggtttttttttaaccgatttttttaaccgccggtttttataccggttactattcttgacttcaaaaaccaattattaaccgaaccggttattaaaaaaccggttaaaactGGTAAAAAATCGGTTTTTCCCAACCGGTCCCaaccggttattgttttggacctcaaaaaccggttagtaaccggaaccggttagtaaccggaaccggttataaaaaaaaccggtttttattttgggtgaaaaaaccggttttttttaaaccggttttttaataaccgattaaccgatttgtacacctctatccacaccccaacccaagccccatacccatGGCCTAAtaatcctaaaaataaaaaaaaaaatattttatatcgAATAATAAGATTGTGAATCAGAAGTTGGATGAATCATTAGTCTAGGGTTCGTTCATATACAAAGGCAAGCGTCCGCAGTCCGCACCGCCAAAGCCTACTCTACACTCCTCCGCTTTTCAAGGTATCCTTTATATCCATTTACATCTCGTAAGTTATCAACTTTTGATGATTTCATTGATCGATGCTATTGAACTTCGTTACGATTCTTATTATTCATTCAATCATCGTAGTGTTCATAATTATCCATCTCGTTGTTACCGATTTTGATGTTAAGTTCTGTAAGATTTGCACAAATTTGACTATTCTTGTTGTCTAGGGTTTAGATTTGTTTGATACTTTCTAGAAATAGTATAAAAATTGAGGCAGATTAGGTTAAACTGTTTATGTATCTTCTATGAAATAATATGATTTTTTAGCGTGCTTTAGTGTTTGATTAGGTTTAGAAGGTGGATGGGCATGAATGAGTTTCTGAAGCTCTTGTTGAGATGATTTTATGTTGTGTGGGTAACTCAAGTCTCAAACATTGCTTGTATGACTAATAATAATCAGGTTTATGTAACAAATAGTTGAGCTGTAGAGTCTTACGTTACCGTTTTTTACTGGTTTTCCGATCTGTTTTGAGCTTGGTTTTAATAAgcgagaggcgcacaaaagcgacgaggttAGGCGGCGGCCTTTTCGTACCCAAGGCCCAAgctaattatatttttttttgtatatccCATAGGTTTTGTAGCTTTTCCTAcccaaaatatagctataagtaAGGTTTTTTTTACGATTTTAGCTGCATGTACAAGCCAAAAAACCCAAGGTACAACACTTAGATGTATATAAACGCTTCAGGTACAAGAGGCGCGCACCTCAAGCCAAAAAGCCCAGAAAAATCCCAAAAAGCGCGCTTTTTTGGCGCTTCTTGTAATTACTCTAGGCGCTGAGTGAAAAAGCTCCGGGGTGTGCGCCTCGCGCTTAAGCACGCCTGAGGcgtgctttttaaaaccaaggtttTGAGATACGAAAGAAATTTCTTTATGTTGTATTTTTTTATGGCGGCTGGTTGTGTttttcttggttttaaaaagaggAAGCTTTACAACCAAATAAGCTTTATGTGGTATACTAGTATGTACAATTAAAGTCGCATCTCTCTCATCTCTTTTACATATCAGTATTTTAATTATGTAAACCATTAACAATCGCTACATCCTTTCAATCATGAGTAGATATCAGTCTCTTGATGTCCTGTAGaccatatatataattttttttgacCCACGTGTACATGAAGTACCGCCCTAAGGCCCTGCGGTGTTTTTCTTATTGCTTCGATTttcaaaaataaggtattttctAGTTTATCTGAAAGGCTTTTTATCCTGTACTCCACTTCCACTTATGGCTTCGGTGTATTAGCTGAGATTTGCCACTACTAAGTTATATCGATAAGCTGTGAAGAAGTTGTTTATTCTATTAGAAATGTTTATCTTTCTGTGTCATGCAAAATCCGTTTCTTTCGTTTCAGGTTCTTGATCAGCATTCTTGGATTCAAATTTCCATCACTTTTCTGTCATGGGCGACGCGGAGAACACACTTCCACCGTCCAAAAAACGGGCTGCAGGAAGGGAACTAAACAGAGACAACCCTGGTCTTGACGACGAAGAAGATGTTAATGAACAAGAAGCAGGTACATTCAAGAAAGCTAGTGAAGAGGTTTTAGCCAATAGAAGAATTGTAAAAGTCCGTCGAAACCGAACATCTTCCGCCCCAGCCGCACCTCCATCCAACCCTTTTGCGTCAATTCAGTTAGTACCTCCCACAAACGCTACTTCCACTCCAGCTGCACCGTCATCGAACCCCTTCGCATCAATTCAGTTAGTACCTCCTACAAATACCACTTCTACCCCTGTGGCAGTTACAAATGAGTctcaagataatgataaaaaggaaaCTGTAAAGGAAGAAGATGGCGGTAGTCAAGAAGTTGAAAGCAAAGTTAACGAGGCGGAAAACAATGAAGTTGACAGCGAGGCGAAGAAAGTTGAATCAGCTGACGCTGTGTCAGCAAAAGAAGAGGCTGAAAGTGAAGCCAAAAAAACCGAAAGCAGCGATGTTAAGAATGATGAAGAAAAGAACACTGAAAAAGCTTCAACCGGCAATGAtgctgataatgaagaagaaaagaacaCTGAAAAAGCTGCAACGGTTAACTCGTTCCAACAGCTTTCAAGCAGTCAAAATGCTTTCACTGGAATTGTCGGGACCGGATTTTCGAGTTCGAGTTTCTCATTCGGGCCGATCACAAAAGGTGACCAGCCCAGTTTTCCGTCTTTTAGTTTTGGTACCAATGGGAACTCGTCGCTGTTCGGGCCCGTTTCTGATACCACTGAAGGAAGCAACGTACCTGCTATTAAAAAAGTTGAAGTAGAGACGGGTGAAGAGAACGAAAAGGCGGTTTTCACCGCAGATTCTGTGTTATTCGAGTTTATTGATGGCGGGTGGAAAGAGCGCGGTAAAGGAGAGTTAAAAGTCAACGTTTCAACAAGCGGAAATGAAAAAGGTAGACTCGTGATGCGAGCTAAAGGCAATTACAGATTGATATTAAACGCTAGTCTTTTCCCCGACATGAAACTGACAAATATGGAGAAAAAGGGGATTACATTTGCTTGTTTGAATAGCGCCAATGAAGGAAAAGACGGTCTCTCAACTTTTGCTTTGAAGTTCAAAGATCCTGCTATCGTTGAAGAGTTTCGTGCAGTTGTTACACAACACAAAGGTGTTAACACAAATGCGAATGCTGCTGTTCCATCTTTGAAGACTCCGGAAAATTCTCCTAAAGCGTCAGATGAGTAGGGGTAAATCGGGCAATCGATTGTATGCAAGAGGTAGTCGCCATCTCTACCTTTGAAGGCATATAGAACGTCAAATAGATCAAATGGATCTTTCTGGTGAACGGGTCATCTCTCATTATGTAGCCGAGTTTGTCTTTTTCCTTATCTATTATTTCTTTCTTAACGTAAACCTTATATCTTATCGAGTCTGTTGTCATTGGGCTTTTTGTGGAGAATAGTATTGTTTTGAGTCAAATTTGCAGACAAAACTCAAAATATGGAGTTGATTAAATGATAATCATTTCGGGTTGATGATTTGTTTGCCTGGGCTCTTTAGGGATTGCTATATCTTTAGAGGCGGCAATAGCGTTACTAATCTTTCTTAcgctttttattaaaaaaattaatattttttgcaAATTATTGGTGTGTTAAATATTATTACAAAAAagttattattttaattatatagTTTTTTGTTCTAATATAATGGTTTAGGAGGTTTTATGCTGTATTTCGACCAGCGAGACATTTCTTTTAAATCTGGTCTTTATTTTACATATTTGACCGCTAAATCAACCATCCATTACGATCCATCCTTCCAAGGATGGTTGCGTATCTGCATCTGCCGGGACGCTAGTCACCGTTCATGCAAGCTGGAGCGTTTTCTGTTCTTAAATCTTTCCAGCACGGTTGCCTTATGTACTGCCGGTAAAAAATGCTTGTACATGCTGTTGTACTAGTAAATGTCGGTTATTAAGAGTCGTGTGCTATGTGGATGTTAGATTATATGAGAGTATTGTCGTTACTTGTTTCTAATGGTATCACCGAGTATTTACAACTGGGGCTGAACTGAAACAACGCAAGCTCAAACACGATTCAAACTCAGTCCTATGTTTTGGTAGGGTTGTGCACCAGTTCGACACTAGATTGGACCTAATCGGTGATGGGAAATGGAAGTAGTCGCGGTTAGTGTTGGTTTTGGGTCCGCCTGTTTATGATGCAAGTTGTGTTTGTTATCTTGTATTTCTTTAATAAAACAAGGTTTTGGCAATTTATTGCAAACTGTGTTCTTTGTCTtaaataattacagaaaacgtactcgatgtttgcaaacccttgcaagttatgtccttttaGCCTTAACTCGgttatttttatggttaaaaatCTGACCAAGTGGACTCCACacgagagtaaaatgaccaaaatacccccaTGTGGGgttcatttggtcagatttaaccacaaaaaattaactgagttagggctaaagaacataacttgcaagggtttgcaaacatcaagtacgttttctgtaattattgaagacaaaagACACAGTTTGCAAGAAGTGACATACGTAAAGGAcgttttttgtaatttactcttatataAAAACGAGGCCTAcaaaggaggaggaggaggaggaggagaaggagaaggagaaggGAGAAAAAAATGGTGCCACCAAGACTTGCCCTCAGGACATCACCTATGATATGATACGACATAGAGAGGTTTTTACCGGCTCTTCTATCACTtattttgtggttaaattttAGATATAATAgttgaataataataaaaaagtatATATGTAAAACAAGAAAAGAAATATTTGGGCCCTCCAAAAATGGACCCTGTACGGTCGCACCACTTGCACCCGTCAAAACTGGCTTTCTACTTGGCCCAACACAGTTGAGTCAGATCGGCTCCACTTCTTTTGAACGGCAACAACTTTATACATATATAAGGCCAGCAAGAAACCGAATAACAAAACAAAGCAAAAAAAGAAAGAGACTGCAAGACAAAAGGGGACTTGTAACTTATATCAAATTAGGTTGTTAGTTGAGTTTgtgattaaaaaaaatacaaagcTGGTTTCCTACAGAACCCAATCCGTGTGTTAAGTGGATTTCCCACATGCTGTCATTTTGTGTCATTCACAAGCAGTAGTCAGGCAAGTTCACGGGTCAAGTAACGACAATATACACACACTAAATTCATTGAAAGTTTATATTggtttttcttgtttttcacaatttATAGTTTAATCAAAAGGAACTGAGTAcgaatatttttattaaaaaagttGAATAATGTCAGAAAAAATAACGCCATAAGGGTGCAAATAGCAAGAAAACAAGATCAAACTAATCATATTAAATAGGTCAATCTAAGAAAGTTTCATTTCAGTTGAGTCTTTAAATTCAAAACAATACAATACAACAATGACTTTTACAATGATTTGGATATGTTTTCATGAACGATCAACATGAATAAGAACAAAACAATGCAATTATGAAACATGAAATCGACGACTTAAATGAGTGGTGTGTCAAGTTAAGGTGATATAGACGAGTAGCTCGTAGTGCATTTGTTTGAGCATGACCCAACACAGCTTTCTACATTCTTTCCATCTGTAAACAAGAGTCACAACAAACCAAGTATTCATGAACTTAGCGCATTCGCATTGGAACATTTTCAAACTttcatatgtatgtatgtatgtatgcatgcatgggTGTTAGGTAAATCGTGTTTGCGGATTAACAGGTGAACCGACATGAACCAAAAATTTGATACGAACCCAGACCCGACCAGAAAATCTTGTCACACACATGAACATGACACAAGTTTTCCCTGGATTTTTGCATATTAATGTGTGTGTACTAGTTACGTCTAAACTACAAAACTTTTATTCCCCTTTTATCTTTTATATTTGGTATAAAATACTTGATAagtttaatttatgacataaaacatgttttctttgaAATCAGAAAAACAAATGTGCCAACCTGCAAAGTTGGCACGTCAACCAACGACTTAGGTTAGTGTCGTGTAAAAAATTTACACATTATATATGCAGGAGCGGACCCATGTACAAGCTTGGGTGGGCGGGCGCCCCCTTAAATAAATTATGTATTTTATAAGCAAAAAACATGATCACACCCCCTTGAAAGTTTGGTTGAGTCCTTCGTTCGCACCCTCAGGAAATAATTCATGGGTCTACCACTGACTATATGTAtgaatgtgtatgtatatatgtatatatgtgcaTACCAGGATTGTGGGCTTTGCTGATGTTAGAGCAAAGGGAAGTGGCACAACCAAGCTTGCAGTAGCCAAGGTTCTGGGTATGTGGATCAAGAGCCATGGTTGTGGGAAGAGATGGAAAGATGCATTCTTTGAGGCATTGGGTGGTGCAAGTGCATAGACTTTTGTTGGGTTCAATCATGCAGAAAATGAAGCATTTAGCATAGCAATCCCTAAATGAATTCACATCACCCCTACACACACTTACCATCACACACATCACCACCACAAGCTTCAAAATCCCCTTCATCTCCATTCCTGTTTTCTTTTCAAACACAAAGGTATGGGTTTTGGTTTTCTTGAACTCACATGTtgtatttatatatgtatatgggTATATGTGTGTATCCCTTTATTCTAAAGAATATTTTTATTTAatgtattttttaataaaataattggagtaaaaaataataaaatattaaagtCTTATATGTAACAATCATTTGTCCTGTCAATTTGGTCTAGTGGTTAGTCATTTGGTTTCTCTTCTTGTGGTCTCAAGTTCAATTCTCACTAACATTACTTTGAAGGACATTGGTAGTGGCAGTGAAGTTTAGAACTAGGCCTCTCTGGAGGTCACCAGTTCGAGCTAAACCGGGTTTTACTGTAGTGGGCCTTCGGGTGGGCGGATTTTCCCCTGAACTGGTGGCTTGGTAGCTCGGGTATGCATCCAACTCTGATCGTCATGGAAGACGGAATGCATTTCATAAATGATGGAACGGGATGATGTCATAAAtacattaaaataataaaaaatatatataatttatcaAAAATAAAAGAGCGAAGAACTTTATCTATTGACTAAATTTGTAATGCTAAATATGAATATGAAgtctaaaataaacaaaatatacAGTCTGATGTATTGACTGAATCAATAAATAAGActttaaaaagaataaaaatatttttaattttgTCCAACAGGTTCGTCCGTTCAACTTATTTGGCACGTGACAGACCAGTCAAACAAAATATGGTTTAAGAGTAGTTAATTGGATCA from Helianthus annuus cultivar XRQ/B chromosome 10, HanXRQr2.0-SUNRISE, whole genome shotgun sequence harbors:
- the LOC110883590 gene encoding thionin-like protein 2, coding for MEMKGILKLVVVMCVMVSVCRGDVNSFRDCYAKCFIFCMIEPNKSLCTCTTQCLKECIFPSLPTTMALDPHTQNLGYCKLGCATSLCSNISKAHNPDGKNVESCVGSCSNKCTTSYSSISP
- the LOC110886681 gene encoding nuclear pore complex protein NUP50B, with translation MGDAENTLPPSKKRAAGRELNRDNPGLDDEEDVNEQEAGTFKKASEEVLANRRIVKVRRNRTSSAPAAPPSNPFASIQLVPPTNATSTPAAPSSNPFASIQLVPPTNTTSTPVAVTNESQDNDKKETVKEEDGGSQEVESKVNEAENNEVDSEAKKVESADAVSAKEEAESEAKKTESSDVKNDEEKNTEKASTGNDADNEEEKNTEKAATVNSFQQLSSSQNAFTGIVGTGFSSSSFSFGPITKGDQPSFPSFSFGTNGNSSLFGPVSDTTEGSNVPAIKKVEVETGEENEKAVFTADSVLFEFIDGGWKERGKGELKVNVSTSGNEKGRLVMRAKGNYRLILNASLFPDMKLTNMEKKGITFACLNSANEGKDGLSTFALKFKDPAIVEEFRAVVTQHKGVNTNANAAVPSLKTPENSPKASDE